In Planctomycetaceae bacterium, a single window of DNA contains:
- the ispE gene encoding 4-(cytidine 5'-diphospho)-2-C-methyl-D-erythritol kinase: MNPASQFESLSGGGLRVWAPAKINLNLLVGPRRDDGFHGVDSIVAKVTLFDRVELQARGDREVVLRCDGFDCGAAEANLAVRAARRLMQHAQCGGVDISLAKSIPPGMGLGGGSSDAAAVLAGMTRLLKLDVTADRLAELGAALGCDVPLFLGPPAQRMTGRGEVLEPVALADFAAVLVLPQFGCPTAAVYAAFDRRPQPMGRPLPPELLRDSPSRWRGRLENQLTAAAQDVCPPLSELLGKLASLVEAPVCMTGSGSAMFVLCDSAAEAARVAAALQPLEEAAVVVAELTRW, from the coding sequence ATGAATCCTGCATCACAGTTCGAATCGTTGTCCGGCGGCGGCCTGCGGGTGTGGGCGCCGGCGAAGATCAATCTCAACCTGCTCGTGGGCCCGCGGCGGGACGATGGCTTTCACGGCGTCGATTCCATCGTCGCCAAGGTCACGCTGTTCGATCGCGTGGAGTTGCAGGCCCGCGGCGACCGGGAGGTCGTCCTTCGCTGTGATGGCTTCGACTGCGGAGCGGCCGAGGCGAACCTGGCCGTGCGGGCGGCGCGGCGGCTGATGCAGCACGCCCAATGCGGTGGGGTCGATATTTCGCTGGCCAAGTCGATCCCGCCGGGCATGGGCCTGGGCGGCGGGTCGTCCGACGCCGCGGCCGTGCTGGCGGGCATGACCAGGCTTCTGAAGCTCGACGTGACGGCCGATCGCCTGGCGGAACTGGGGGCAGCGCTGGGCTGCGACGTGCCGCTGTTCCTGGGCCCGCCCGCCCAGCGGATGACCGGGCGCGGCGAGGTCCTCGAACCCGTCGCCCTGGCGGATTTCGCCGCCGTGCTCGTCCTGCCGCAGTTCGGTTGTCCGACAGCCGCCGTCTACGCCGCGTTTGACCGCCGCCCCCAGCCGATGGGGCGGCCGCTGCCGCCGGAACTGCTGCGAGATTCGCCCTCGCGGTGGCGCGGGCGGCTGGAGAACCAGCTTACCGCCGCGGCTCAAGACGTCTGCCCGCCGTTGAGCGAACTGCTGGGCAAGCTCGCGTCCCTCGTCGAGGCGCCGGTCTGCATGACCGGCAGCGGCAGTGCGATGTTCGTGCTCTGCGACAGCGCCGCCGAGGCCGCACGCGTCGCCGCGGCGCTCCAGCCGCTGGAGGAGGCCGCCGTCGTGGTGGCGGAATTGACCCGCTGGTGA